The Tenebrio molitor chromosome 5, icTenMoli1.1, whole genome shotgun sequence genome has a segment encoding these proteins:
- the RpL24-like gene encoding probable ribosome biogenesis protein RLP24: MRIETCYFCSSRIFPGHGIQFVRNDCKIFKFCRSKCHAAFKKKKNPRKVKWTKAYRKTVGKELAIDPSFEFEKRRHTPLKYNREVWNKAVEAMKKVEQIKQKRQATHIMQRLRKGRELEQERDVKEVQRDLSLIKSPAAGLKERKEREANEEKVEENEEEMEGVIEDCGEVTL, encoded by the exons atgcgTATTGAAACGTGTTATTTCTGCTCGTCGAGAATATTTCCGGGACACGGTATACAATTTGTGAGGAACGATTGTAAG attttcaaattttgtcgATCAAAATGCCACGCAGCTtttaaaaagaagaagaatcCACGCAAAGTCAAGTGGACTAAAGCTTACAGGAAGACAGTGGGGAAAGAATTAGCAATTGACCCTTCATTTGAATTTGAGAAAAGAAGACATACTCCACTGAAATACAACAGAGAAGTGTGGAATAAGGCAGTTGAAGCAATGAAGAAGGTTGAACAGATAAAACAGAAGAGACAAGCCACACACATAATGCAAAGATTGCGAAAAGGAAGAGAACTGGAGCAAGAAAGAGATGTTAAAGAAGTACAAAGGGATTTGTCACTTATTAAATCACCAGCTGCAGGccttaaagaaagaaaagaaagagaaGCCAATGAAGAGAAGGTGGAAGAAAATGAAGAGGAAATGGAAGGAGTTATTGAAGACTGTGGTGAAGTTACTTtataa